Proteins from a genomic interval of Amycolatopsis sp. cg13:
- a CDS encoding glycoside hydrolase family 2 protein, with product MTGEPSRRARWLAAHPRRSFLLGAGAAIAGSGALAAALSRPAPPVARDGFGADWLFGPFVPGSTDPDFDDSEMALVSVPHCVVPLSWQDWDPSDWQHVWVYRQHFLAPAQLRRNRAFLQFDGVLSAATVYLNGRRVAMRSGGYLPLRCEVTGLLTEKDNVLAVVVDGRWQQNTPPDLPEFPNPTAIDFYQPAGLYRDVQLTGVPQTYLSDVYAQQIAVLTPNREVLLHCTVDSAKAVKGPVRVTAVLSQHGAEVASSYTDLTGLPKGNTEVTVSLQGLEAVQLWDLDDPALCDILVTLAVDGRKVHTYPVRTGLRDAQFTVDGFRLNGKPLKLFGLNRHQWYPFVGGAMPDRVQRRDAQLLKDELNCTMVRCSHYPQATAFLDACDELGILVWEELPGWDHVGDTAWQELAVRDVHDMIVRDRNHPSIIVWGTRVNETLGQYALYGRTDQLAAELDPMRPCTGAVAGERGYVSALYPVKAAGGVFSFNDYSRPHPPGSPPPLRPPRRGVPYLVSEAIGTLVGSAYFRRTDTLAVQREQSMLHAWVHDHAASDPRYSGLLGWCGFDYPSGWYHHYRGVKYPGVMDFFRIPKLGAAFYRAQRDPSRGAVIEPAFYWDFGPGSPPGGPGRDAIIWSNCEVLVVTVAGKRPVTVRPDRARFPHLAHPPFPVDLRVNGRTRPELTVEGRIGGQTVLRRRFSADPTFDTIAVTADDDQIIADGADTTRVALRLLDRYGAPRPHAHGVLAVAVKGPGVLIGDPYLDFGAVGGAAAVWVRSMRGTPGTITVSATHPFVNTGTATIESL from the coding sequence ATGACGGGCGAGCCTTCCCGGCGGGCCCGCTGGCTCGCCGCGCACCCCCGGCGAAGTTTCCTGCTGGGGGCCGGTGCGGCGATCGCCGGTTCGGGCGCGCTCGCCGCCGCGCTTTCCCGTCCCGCGCCCCCGGTGGCGCGGGACGGGTTCGGCGCGGACTGGCTGTTCGGCCCGTTCGTGCCCGGCAGCACGGATCCGGACTTCGACGACAGCGAGATGGCGCTGGTCTCGGTGCCGCACTGCGTCGTTCCGCTGTCCTGGCAGGATTGGGATCCCTCTGACTGGCAGCACGTCTGGGTGTACCGGCAGCATTTCCTCGCGCCCGCGCAGCTTCGCCGCAACCGGGCGTTCCTGCAGTTCGACGGGGTGCTCAGCGCCGCGACGGTGTATCTCAACGGCCGCCGCGTCGCCATGCGCAGCGGCGGTTACCTGCCGCTGCGCTGCGAGGTCACCGGCCTGCTGACCGAGAAGGACAACGTGCTCGCGGTGGTCGTCGACGGCCGCTGGCAGCAGAACACTCCGCCGGACCTGCCGGAGTTCCCGAACCCGACGGCCATCGACTTCTATCAACCGGCCGGGCTGTATCGCGACGTCCAGCTCACTGGCGTGCCGCAGACCTATCTGTCCGATGTGTACGCGCAGCAGATCGCCGTGCTGACGCCGAATCGCGAGGTCTTGCTGCACTGCACGGTGGACTCGGCGAAGGCGGTCAAAGGCCCGGTTCGAGTCACCGCCGTGCTCAGCCAGCACGGCGCCGAGGTGGCGTCGTCCTATACCGATCTCACCGGGCTGCCGAAGGGCAACACCGAGGTCACCGTGTCGCTGCAAGGCCTGGAAGCGGTGCAGCTGTGGGATCTGGACGATCCGGCGTTGTGCGACATCCTCGTCACGCTCGCCGTCGACGGCCGGAAAGTGCACACGTATCCGGTGCGCACCGGGCTGCGCGACGCTCAGTTCACTGTGGACGGTTTCCGGCTGAACGGGAAGCCGCTCAAGCTGTTCGGCCTCAACCGGCACCAGTGGTACCCGTTCGTCGGCGGCGCGATGCCGGACCGGGTACAGCGCCGGGATGCTCAGCTGTTGAAGGACGAGCTGAACTGCACCATGGTGCGCTGCTCGCATTATCCGCAGGCTACGGCGTTTCTCGATGCCTGCGACGAATTAGGCATCCTGGTGTGGGAGGAACTGCCGGGCTGGGACCACGTCGGCGACACCGCGTGGCAGGAGCTGGCGGTGCGCGACGTGCACGACATGATCGTGCGCGACCGCAACCATCCGTCGATCATCGTGTGGGGCACCCGGGTGAACGAGACGCTCGGCCAATACGCGCTGTACGGGAGGACCGATCAGCTCGCCGCGGAACTCGACCCGATGCGCCCGTGCACCGGCGCCGTCGCGGGCGAGCGAGGCTACGTTTCGGCGCTGTACCCGGTGAAAGCGGCGGGCGGGGTGTTCTCCTTCAACGACTACAGCCGCCCGCACCCGCCCGGTTCTCCTCCCCCGCTGCGCCCGCCGCGCCGCGGAGTTCCCTACCTGGTCAGCGAAGCGATCGGCACCCTCGTCGGCTCGGCGTACTTCCGGCGAACGGATACCCTTGCCGTGCAACGGGAACAGAGCATGCTGCACGCTTGGGTGCACGACCACGCCGCGTCCGATCCGCGCTACAGCGGCCTGCTCGGCTGGTGCGGTTTCGACTACCCTTCCGGCTGGTACCACCACTATCGCGGCGTGAAGTACCCCGGCGTGATGGACTTCTTCCGCATCCCCAAACTGGGCGCGGCTTTCTACCGCGCCCAACGCGATCCGTCCCGCGGCGCGGTGATCGAACCGGCTTTCTACTGGGATTTCGGCCCCGGCTCACCGCCCGGCGGACCGGGCCGCGACGCGATCATCTGGTCGAACTGCGAGGTGCTGGTGGTGACCGTCGCGGGCAAACGCCCGGTCACCGTGCGGCCGGATCGCGCGCGGTTCCCGCACCTGGCGCATCCGCCGTTCCCGGTGGATCTGCGGGTGAACGGCAGGACGCGCCCGGAGCTGACCGTCGAGGGCCGGATCGGCGGGCAAACGGTGCTGCGCAGGCGATTCAGCGCGGACCCGACGTTCGACACCATCGCGGTGACCGCCGACGACGACCAGATCATCGCCGACGGCGCGGACACCACCCGGGTCGCGCTGCGCTTGCTCGACCGCTACGGCGCGCCGCGCCCGCACGCCCACGGGGTGCTGGCCGTCGCGGTGAAGGGCCCCGGCGTGCTGATCGGCGACCCTTACCTGGATTTCGGCGCGGTCGGCGGCGCGGCGGCGGTATGGGTCCGGTCGATGCGCGGCACTCCCGGCACGATCACCGTGAGTGCCACGCATCCGTTCGTCAACACTGGGACTGCCACGATCGAGTCCTTGTGA
- a CDS encoding LLM class flavin-dependent oxidoreductase, with the protein MSIGIGLPVSDPAALLEWARRADAGPFSTLGLLDRLVYHNPEPLTALAVLAGTTTRVRLQTEVLLAPLRETALLAKQAATLDLMSGGRFVLGLGVGGREDDHHVAGTPLRDRGRRFDQQLADLCRLWSGEPHSAEAGPIGPAPAREGGPEILIGAFKPKALARVARWGDGLLAAAPPSWAGGLFDTVRRDWQEAGRKGEPRLVAQVNVALGPDSLVDEAKAAMHAYYEFTGMAEQMVSGMLTAPDDIRTAIRAYRDLGADEVMLYCYGSDPDQVDRLADLA; encoded by the coding sequence ATGTCCATCGGCATTGGCCTGCCCGTCAGCGATCCCGCCGCCCTGCTCGAGTGGGCGCGGCGCGCGGACGCCGGCCCGTTCAGCACGCTCGGGCTGCTCGACCGGCTCGTCTACCACAATCCCGAACCGCTCACCGCGCTCGCGGTGCTGGCCGGCACGACCACCCGCGTCCGGCTGCAGACCGAGGTCCTGCTCGCTCCGCTGCGCGAGACGGCGCTGCTCGCCAAGCAGGCCGCCACGCTCGACCTGATGAGCGGCGGCCGGTTCGTGCTCGGCCTCGGCGTCGGCGGCCGGGAGGACGACCACCACGTCGCCGGCACCCCGCTGCGCGACCGCGGCCGCCGCTTCGACCAGCAGCTCGCCGACCTGTGCCGGCTGTGGTCCGGCGAACCGCACAGCGCCGAAGCCGGTCCGATCGGCCCCGCCCCGGCTCGCGAAGGCGGTCCGGAAATCCTGATCGGCGCGTTCAAACCCAAGGCGCTGGCCCGCGTCGCCCGCTGGGGCGACGGCCTGCTCGCCGCCGCTCCGCCGTCGTGGGCGGGCGGGCTCTTCGACACCGTGCGCCGCGACTGGCAGGAGGCCGGTCGCAAGGGCGAGCCGCGGCTGGTCGCGCAGGTGAACGTCGCGCTCGGCCCGGATTCCCTCGTGGACGAAGCCAAAGCGGCCATGCACGCGTACTACGAATTCACCGGAATGGCCGAGCAGATGGTGAGCGGCATGCTCACCGCGCCCGACGACATCCGGACCGCGATCCGCGCGTACCGCGATCTCGGCGCGGACGAGGTGATGCTGTACTGCTACGGCAGCGATCCCGACCAGGTCGACCGGCTCGCCGACCTCGCCTGA
- a CDS encoding NAD-dependent protein deacetylase: MRTRPTLTWAGPGEPLPRTGTVADVAEVVSGRRVLVLSGAGLSTESGIPDYRGETGSLRRHTPMTYGEFVASEAGRQRYWARSHLGWRTIARAAPNDGHHAVSALRAGGWLSGVITQNVDGLHRAAGTPGVVELHGNLDRVVCLDCRRTSAREELDDRLRAANPDFGAVATRINPDGDVELAEDVVRTFRTVPCTSCSGVLKPDVVFFGENVPRARVERCYRLVDEASAVLVLGSSLTVMSGLRFVRRAAKSGKPVVIVNRGQTRGDEHATVRADLPLGPALTELLAVLETSLPDATAAG, translated from the coding sequence GTGCGCACGCGACCGACGCTGACCTGGGCCGGACCTGGAGAACCTTTGCCGCGCACGGGCACGGTCGCCGACGTGGCCGAGGTCGTCTCCGGGCGGCGAGTGCTCGTGCTGAGCGGCGCGGGGCTTTCCACCGAATCCGGCATTCCTGACTACCGCGGCGAAACTGGCAGCCTTCGCCGGCACACGCCCATGACGTACGGCGAATTCGTCGCCAGCGAGGCGGGCCGCCAGCGGTACTGGGCGCGCAGCCACCTCGGCTGGCGCACTATCGCGCGGGCCGCGCCGAACGACGGGCACCACGCCGTTTCCGCGCTGCGGGCGGGCGGCTGGCTGTCGGGCGTCATCACGCAGAACGTCGACGGCCTGCACCGCGCGGCCGGCACGCCGGGCGTGGTCGAACTGCACGGCAACCTCGACCGCGTCGTCTGCCTCGACTGCCGCCGAACCTCCGCGCGCGAGGAGCTCGACGACCGGCTGCGGGCGGCGAACCCGGATTTCGGCGCCGTGGCAACGCGGATCAACCCGGACGGTGACGTCGAACTGGCCGAGGACGTCGTCCGCACCTTCCGCACCGTGCCCTGCACGAGCTGCTCCGGCGTGCTGAAACCGGACGTGGTGTTCTTCGGCGAGAACGTGCCGCGCGCCCGCGTGGAGCGGTGCTACCGGCTGGTCGACGAGGCGTCCGCGGTGCTGGTGCTGGGTTCTTCGCTCACGGTCATGTCCGGCTTGCGGTTCGTCCGGCGGGCCGCGAAATCCGGCAAGCCCGTCGTGATCGTCAACCGCGGCCAGACCCGCGGCGACGAGCACGCGACCGTCCGCGCCGACCTGCCGCTCGGCCCCGCGCTCACCGAACTGCTGGCCGTGCTGGAAACCTCGTTGCCCGACGCGACGGCGGCCGGATAG